The nucleotide sequence GAGCCTGCGAGTTACCGTATGCGGCGAGGTTAAGGGAGAGAAGTCCCGGAGCCGCAGGGAAACCGAGTCTGAACAGGGCGTTCAGTCGCGTGCGGTAGACCCGAAGCCAAGTGATCTAGCCATGGCCAGGCTGAAGCAGGAGTGAAATCCTGTGGAGGGCCGAACCTAAATCCGCTGAAAAGGGTTGGGATGAGCTGTGGCTTGGAGCGAAAGACTAAACAAACTTGGAGATAGCTGGTACTCTCCGAAATAGCTTTAGGGCTAGCGTCGCACCGATTGTCGCGGAGGTAGAGCACTGGATAGGTGAGGGCCCGTCACTGGGTACCGAGCTTAACCAAACTCCGAATACCGCGATACAATGTGCGGCAGTCAGACGGCGACTGATAAGGGCCGTCGTCAAGAGGGAAACAGCCCGGACCGCCGGCTAAGGTCCCAAAGTCGTGCTGAGTGGGAAAGGAAGTATGATTGCACAGACAGCCAGGAGGTTGGCTCAGAAGCAGCCACCCCTTCAAAGAGTGCGTAACAGCTCACTGGTCGAGTAGTCATGCGCCGATAATGTAACGGGGCTAAGCACGGCACCGAAGCCGCGGGACAGCACTGCAAGGTGCTGTCGGTAGGAGAGCATTCCGTGTACGGAAGAAGCAGGGGCGTAAGCCCCTGTGGACGGGACGGAAGAGAGAATGCAGGCATGAGTAACGAAAAGACGGGTGAGATCCCCGTCCGCCGAAAGCCCGAGGTTTCCAGGGTAAAGGTAATCTACCCAAGGGTCAGTCGGCCCCTAAGGCGAGGGCGAGAGCCGTAGTCGATGGGAAGCGGGTCAACATTCCCGCACCTCCCAGGGTTCCGATGGGATGACGCATAGGGCGAAACGCAGCCGGGCGACGGTAGTCCCGGCCGAAACGGCGAGCCGATGAGGCACCCAGGCAAATCCGGGTGCCGAGGTGAGCCGCGAGCGAGTTGCGCCTAGGTGCAGCGAAGTGCGCGTAGTCGTCGTGCCGAGAAATAATCCCTAAGGAACGGCCCTGGGGGACCGTACCGAAAACCGACACAGGTGGGCGAGCTGAGAATGCGAAGGCGCACGGAAGAATTCGCGTTAAGGAACTCGGCAAAATGCATACGTAACTTCGGGAAAAGTATGGCCCCCGCAAGGGGGTTGCAGAGAAACGGCCCATGCGACTGTTTACCAAAAACACAGGTCCATGCGAACCGGCAACGGGAAGTATATGGACTGACACCTGCCCGGTGCTGGAAGGTCAAGAGGAGTTGTCAGAGCAATCGAAGCAGCGAATCCAAGCCCCAGTAAACGGCGGCCGTAACTATAACGGTCCTAAGGTAGCGAAATTCCTTGTCGGGTAAGTTCCGACCCGCACGAATGGTGTAACGATATGGGCGCTGTCTCAACGCGAAATCCGGTGAAATTGAAGTCCAGGTGAAGATGCCTGGTACCCGTGGTTAGACGGAAAGACCCCGTGAACCTTTACTTCAACTTGGCATGGAGACTTGGACAGGGATGTGTAGGATAGGTGGGAGGCCGCGAGGCGTGGGCGTCAGCCTGCGCGGAGCCGCTGGTGAAATACCACCCTTGCCTGTCCAATTTTCTAACCGCGGCCGTGATCCGGTCGCGGGACAGTGCCAGGCGGGAAGTTTGACTGGGGCGGTCGCCTCCCAAAGAGTAACGGAGGCGCGCGATGGTCACCTTAGGATGGTTGGGAATCATCCCTCAAGTGTAAAGGCACAAGGTGGCTTGACTGCGAGGCAAACAAGCCGAGCAGGTACGAAAGTAGGTCTTAGTGATCTGGCGGTAGCGAGTGGAAGCGCCGTCACTTAACGGATAAAAGGTACTCCGGGGATAACAGGCTGATCTTGCCCAAGAGTTCATATCGACGGCAAGGTTTGGCACCTCGATGTCGGCTCATCGCATCCTGGGGCTGGAGCAGGTCCCAAGGGTTTGGCTGTTCGCCAATTAAAGCGGTACGCGAGCTGGGTTCAGAACGTCGTGAGACAGTTCGGTCCCTATCTGCCATGGGCGTTGGATGTTTGAGGGGTTCTGCTTTTAGTACGAGAGGACCGAAGTGGACGAACCTCTGGTGTACCGGTTGTCGTGCCAACGGCAGCTGCCGGGTAGCTACGTTCGGAAGGGATAACCGCTGAAAGCATCTAAGCGGGAAGCCCTCCCCAAGATGAGACATCCCACCCGCACAAGCGGGCACAAGGAAACAGGGAGACTACCTGTTCGATAGGCCGGGGGTGCAAGCACGGCAACGTGTTCAGCCCACCGGTACTAATCATCCGAGAGGCTTGACCATATCATTATTCCAGTCCCTTGGGCTGCCAAGGCCGGTCGTGCGAGAACCTCGCGCTCCCAGGCGTTGGCCGGCCCGGTGGCCACAGCAGGGTGGACACACCCGTTCCCATCCCGAACACGGAAGTTAAGCACCCTCACGCCGATGGTACTACGGTTAGCCGTGGGAGAGTAGGTAGCCGCCGGGCCCCTTTTTTGCTTTCAACCGGTTTATCCGGTTTAAAACATAGATAGAGAAGAGGACGCAATAGCGTCCTTTTCTCGTATTCAGAGATCACGTACCTGATAGTCTAAAAGCTAGTAAGAGACTAGGATATGTTTGGAAACGGTACTCTTGCTCTTGTCAGTACCACTCCTTTTTACTATGATGGTACCAATTCATTTGAGAAAATGAATATTGAGGGTATAAGTATGCAAATAAAGTTACATAATCTGAAGCGAACGTATGGAGATTTGCATGCGGTCAATGGAATAAGCCTTGAAATCCCTTCAAATACCATTTATGGAATCATCGGAAAGAGTGGTGCAGGTAAATCCACATTGGTTCGCCTGATCAGTTTGCTGGAACGACCTGATGAAGGGGAAGTCTTCTTTGATGACGTGCGGGTCGACAATCTCCAGAAGCAATCACTTATAGAGCGAAGAAGAAGAGTTGGAATGATTTTCCAGAACTTTAATCTCTTTTCCAGTAGAAATGCTGAACAGAATATTGCGTACCCATTGGAGATAACAGGCACCCCGAAGAACGAGATAACAACCCGTGTTGCGAGATTGCTTTCTCTAGTTGGACTGGAAGGAAGGGGCAAAGCTCCGATCAGTACACTGAGTGGTGGACAAAAACAACGTGTGGCAATTGCCCGAGCGTTGGCTTGTGACCCAGACATTCTTTTCTGTGATGAAGCTACCAGTGCCCTCGATCCTCAAACTACCCATTCAATTCTCGCCTTGTTGAAGGAAATACAGAGGAAAATGAGCCTTACTGTTGTCATGATCACTCACCAAATGGAAGTTGTTCGTGATGCATGCGACCAAGTAGCTGTCTTGAATGATGGTGTGGTGGTTGAACAAGGATTAGTCACTGATATCTTCGCCAATCCCAGTAGTGAGGTTACCAAGGATTTCCTTTCTCACCTGGTGGGAGTGGATGAATCAGCAGAAGAAGCTGACAAGATGGTGCAATGGTCAAAGAAAAGTGGTGCTTATACCTTACGCTTTAGGGGTGGGACCACTGACCAACCGATTCTCAGTAAGATAAGTCGGCAACTCTCAGTGGATTTCAATATCAGGGCTGGTGGTGTACAAAAGGTCGGTGATATTGAGATTGGGACAATGATAGTAGATATCAGTGGTGATGAAGATACCCGAAAAAAAGCCATCGAATCGCTCTCTCAAATGGGTGTAGTCGTTGAAGAGGAGGAGAGTGTATGAGTAAGCTTTGGATACTGGTTTTTGGAGCAACCATGGAAACGCTGAGCATGGTCTTCTTTTCAACACTTTTTTCCCTCATTCTTGGACTTCCTCTTGGAATTCTGCTTTCAGCCACCTCTGGTGAGGACCAAGGGGGTATTATCCCTCATCCTGTATTGAATAATGTGTTGGGAAGAATTGTGAATGTGCTTCGCTCTTTTCCCTTCATTATCCTTATGATTCTTCTATTTCCCTTATCGAGGTTGTTGATCGGTACCAGTATAGGTACCACCGCAACAATTGTTCCGCTGTCCATTGCAGCAGCGCCGTTTGTGGCTCGAGTAATCGAGACCGCACTGAAGGAGGTGGATCCGGGGGTCGTTCAGGCCGCCCGTGCTATGGGTTCCACAAATATGCAAATTGTCCGCAAGGTGTTGATACCTGAGGCCCTCCCCTCCTTGGTTAGCGGTGTTACCCTGACCATCATTAATCTCATCGGCTACTCGGCCATGGCTGGAGCAATTGGTGGGGGAGGATTGGGAGACCTGGCGATCAGGTACGGATACCAACGATTCCGAGGCGACATTATGGTAGTAGCCGTTGTCGTCATTCTGGTCCTCGTTGAGGTGATCCAGGTGATCGGAAACAAGATTAGTGCCAAGCTGCTAGCACGGCGTTGATTCCATAAAATTGTCACTATGTACCTCTCATATAAAGGCGAGAGAAGGAGATGTTGTTCATGAAAAAGATTCTAAGTATTTCACTTGTGTTGTTGCTTGCATTTTCATTGTTTGCAGCAGGTACCAAAGAAGAGGCCGATTCCAATACATTGGTAGTCGGAGCCACCCCAGAACCCCATGCTGCTTTCCTCGAGTTGGTGGTTGAGGATCTTGCCCAGAAGGGAATTA is from uncultured Sphaerochaeta sp. and encodes:
- a CDS encoding methionine ABC transporter ATP-binding protein is translated as MQIKLHNLKRTYGDLHAVNGISLEIPSNTIYGIIGKSGAGKSTLVRLISLLERPDEGEVFFDDVRVDNLQKQSLIERRRRVGMIFQNFNLFSSRNAEQNIAYPLEITGTPKNEITTRVARLLSLVGLEGRGKAPISTLSGGQKQRVAIARALACDPDILFCDEATSALDPQTTHSILALLKEIQRKMSLTVVMITHQMEVVRDACDQVAVLNDGVVVEQGLVTDIFANPSSEVTKDFLSHLVGVDESAEEADKMVQWSKKSGAYTLRFRGGTTDQPILSKISRQLSVDFNIRAGGVQKVGDIEIGTMIVDISGDEDTRKKAIESLSQMGVVVEEEESV
- a CDS encoding methionine ABC transporter permease; amino-acid sequence: MSKLWILVFGATMETLSMVFFSTLFSLILGLPLGILLSATSGEDQGGIIPHPVLNNVLGRIVNVLRSFPFIILMILLFPLSRLLIGTSIGTTATIVPLSIAAAPFVARVIETALKEVDPGVVQAARAMGSTNMQIVRKVLIPEALPSLVSGVTLTIINLIGYSAMAGAIGGGGLGDLAIRYGYQRFRGDIMVVAVVVILVLVEVIQVIGNKISAKLLARR